One Coffea eugenioides isolate CCC68of unplaced genomic scaffold, Ceug_1.0 ScVebR1_1521;HRSCAF=2384, whole genome shotgun sequence DNA window includes the following coding sequences:
- the LOC113755489 gene encoding probable disease resistance protein At1g58390, producing the protein MSQVNNLKMLRILVVENSNIASQSFYSRSLMQFIRNLIHLRCLSLRGCTDLTLPYSLGNLKYVETLDLSDSECSTIPDVLWKLGRLMHLYLPYCHSNRKLRLDGLGMSLEILGSFHSRFCLPRDLSKLTNILRALKDIVHENLEDLEQFINHLSNLNHLRVSSLTIKVHDFGINSNRQKDGLKSLTILKELKLLTMPREFINRVEVVNGEQGPGYDKISHVASDEIR; encoded by the exons ATGTCCCAAGTTAACAATTTGAAGATGCTTAGAATTTTGGTTGTTGAAAACTCCAATATCGCCTCCCAAAGCTTTTATTCAAGATCACTCATGCAATTCATACGCAATCTTATCCACTTGAGATGCTTGAGTTTGAGAGGTTGTACTGATTTGACCTTGCCATATTCCTTGGGCAATCTAAAGTACGTAGAAACCCTTGATTTAAGTGATAGTGAATGTTCAACAATCCCCGATGTGCTGTGGAAGTTGGGACGTTTAATGCATCTCTACCTTCCCTACTGTCACTCCAACCGTAAGCTGCGGTTAGATGGGTTGGGCATGTCCCTAGAGATACTTGGATCATTTCACAGcagattctgcctccctagagaTTTATCCAAACTGACCAATATTCTTAGAGCCTTGAAAGATATTGTCCATGAGAACCTTGAAGACCTGGAGCAATTCATCAACCATTTATCAAACTTGAACCACCTCCGCGTCAGCTCACTTACCATCAAGGTTCATGATTTTGGGATCAACTCCAACAGGCAGAAAG ATGGATTAAAATCTTTGACTAtcctaaaagaattaaaacttCTCACCATGCCCAGAGAATTCATAAACAGAGTTGAAGTGGTGAATGGTGAACAAGGACCAGGTTATGATAAAATAAGTCATGTGGCTTCAGATGAAATCCGTTGA